Below is a window of Plasmodium gaboni strain SY75 chromosome 11, whole genome shotgun sequence DNA.
tctgacaattattttgttgagaaggataatgaaaataaaataaaaaatttctatacaaaatttatgttaaaaagaaaaaagtaCGCAGAATTTTGGGATATgttttttcatattttattaaatttttgtAATGTATATGAATTAAATCATATACGATATAATTCAAATGAAGATATTCTGACTAACAATACAGATGATGATTTGTTTGTTcataaattaataaataaaacagagaattattattttgattttaagaaaaataattgGCAAGAAATTCATAAGAGTCCTCAAAGAAATGATTCCAATATATgtaatgatgataataaaaatataattaatttatctGATAGATGTTATAGTAATATACCATATGAAAATAAGTTAActaatttatattatatggataaaaaggaaaatgaaaaatccaaaaatataataaataatcaAGGTTATAAAGatgtaatattatcaaCAAATAACAATGTTCAAACAAAACATCAAAAAGAACACATAAAATCATATGAAAACaatgaattaataaataatgataataataaattatcgatttttaaaaaagaaaattgTAAAAATACAACACTAAGAAAACATATACAAGGACATAATTTAAATAGCTTAGGAAAAAATagtaaatatttttttataaaaaattccatatcaaattttaaatgtataaGGAAAAGCTTgtataaacataaatatgaaaaaaaaactaaGGATCCAAATAAAGatgaaatgaaaaataataaaactaTACATCCTCCTGAAGAAAATACACAAAGTGGAAGACTGAAAAGAAAaatcatattttttgaaaacgaacaaaataaaagaaaatgtagaaaattaaataatcaaaatcaatattataataatgaatataaatataacgAATCTAAGAGATCTACaagatatattaataaactcatgaaaaaaaaagcaaTCTTTATTCTTCtaaatttaaaaagatCTATTGAGCGAATATTTGATGAAGACGAAGAGAGGCAAACAATTTTGTTAAACGAACTTTATAACGCTTccacttttttttaaaaaaaaaaaaaaataaaaaaaaaaatatatatatatatatatataatatatatattatattatatatacatgaatgatatatgtatatatttttcattttgtaaatttatttattatttttacacattcattttttatgtttctattttattttattgtatttatttttgttgttatcatataattctCATTTTTCATGTGTTTTTTtcctttcttttttttcgttaaacttattaaaatatcattgatgataaaaattataaaaggttatatatataataagtaTATCATTTGGTTTACTAGTTTgtacataaatattatgtatatatatatatatatatatatatatatttagtTGCGATTATGGGAGgcaaaataaaataaaaaagggaaatttattttgatatatttacataaatcatgcaaatgtttatatatatatatatatatatatatatatttttttttttacttgtatataatattattgttagaatatatgtgaagagaaaaatattacatatatatatatatatatatatatatatatatatataataattaagTGAAACAAATTGGTATGGTGGagtttcattttttttttttagtttCTTTTAAAAAGGAAATGAATAGGtaatatcatttataaattgttcgacatatatatattaatatttatttattttgtattacatatttttttaatgttttataaatatttcattttacacttaatgataaaaatgtgGAAATTAAATGTATAAGCATAAGgacataaaatatatatatatatatatattttttttttttttttttttttttttttttttttgaaaacATCAATATTTGAAGAATGtacaattttttaaaaatatttcaatcgaattttattgatataaataaattgagtaaatttgaaatatttttaaagaCAATATTTCGAATTTACAGTTCTCCTGGCAGAACACATTTATTAGCTCATGCTGCTGATATATCAGCTAAATATGCAGTGAGgaaattatatgaatatatgaAAACTGACGAAGAAGGAATTATGatattaaaagataaaCCTTTATTAATACGACAAgatatatgttttaatgaattaaaaaagttACCAAAAAATACTTTAggttataaatatatggaaTTTTTAGAAACTTATAAATTACATGCACATGATAGAGAAGTTTCACATTTTATAACAGATATAAATGaatcttatatattaactAGATATAGACAAATTCATGATATAGCTCATGTagtatataatttaaatatatctatagAATCAGAAGCTGCATTAAAATTAATCGAATTAATACAAACTAAATTACCTATAACATTACTTGCTATTTTAATAGCACCATTTATGACACCTTTATATAGATTccaatatatatttgagAATAATATTCCttctaattttttatgtcctaattttgattatacatataatgatgtttataattatattgaTGAAATGTCTTTAAaacaatatgaatattttttaactGATTATTTTCATGTAGAGAAAAGAGAAAGCCCAtccttttattataaattatataaatattatttcgATAACTTAAATAATTCTTCACATGTTAGAGGTTCAATTATATATGgatatcaaaataataattttaatgatatacattatgacaaattaaataatgaatatatatatttaaaaaataatataaaaaattattttcatttcCAATATAAACCAAGAAAATTactattaaaaaatttatatcCATGGGCATATAAAGCTGGAATACAAACAAACAAACCCTTACATTCAATATATGTTGAAAAATGGTTTGATAAAGATATTGATTTgtttagaaaaaaatataacataacACCTCTCCCATCCAACTTAAACTTGATGGCCGGCATAAATTAAAcaatcaaaaaaaaaaaaaaaaaaaaaaatacatacatatatatatatatatatatatatatatatatgtgaatatttttactaCCTATATCATCATAACTATATCAACAAATTAAATTgtattttaattttttcagtataatgaaaataaaaaaatatggtatcacttttaaaaattatacaaaaattaaaaaataaataaataaatatatatatatatatatatatatatatgtatgtgtGATGTCATTTTTGTAATTATgacatatttataaattatattactatttgttttaatttttttttttttaatttttacTACCTTTCTGATCTACATTTCCATTGCTTTTTTTATAGACtccatattattttttacatttctttttcttattttaaAACTACTAGccaattttttatttaacTTATTAATTTCTATTTGTTCCTTTTTGACGTTTATCCGTTTCATCAAGCgtctaaaaaaaaaaaaaaaaacacatataaatgtatatatatatatatatatatatatttatttatttatttatttatttataagatttcttttttttttttacctCTTTGCTTTTTTTGACTTGTATTCTCCCCTTTTGACACTACTAAATTTAAATTCCCTTTGAtaattgttatataaaatatacatatgtatgtgcttatatttttcaacATTTTCAATAgcatttttatttttgtgtaatatattatatatatgctCAGGAatagataaaatatatcctcttttactatatatataattttgaatAAAGAAATTGATATCACCTATagttttattaaaatttaaaagtTGATTTAAGAAAGTCATTAATTGAGCTTTAGtatttatagaaatatttttttctataataaaatgtatatttgaaaaatgTTGATATTGAGTTTTACTTTTACACTTATTATTTGtatgaaataatttttttttttgtatataatataatgcTGCAGATATAAATGTGTGtccatatttttcatatattttttcagCTTCTGTTATATGTTTATGATCATCAATAAGTGTATTTTGAATTTCTTGTATTAAGAaattcataaaattatatttcatatattttatggTAGGTAAAGGATATGTTGAAAAATTAACAAGAttgtttaatatattatatgttttatattgtttcttgttataaaataaaatagacTCTATATCATAAGAACTGTTTATTTGTTCattaacatttttataatttatatatacaccACCACCATCATCCTCAACATCATCCTCAACATCATCAccatcattattattattattattattattattattgttgttgttattaTGCCCATTGTTATGATGTCctttttgtatatttttattattttgatttacattaattaaattaacTATTGAATgatttgataatatatcCATATATGTTGTGATATCATCATCAAATgtataatgtatatataaattaacTCGTAGATCATAAAATTTGTTTATTGTTTTATCATTCgttattaatatataatcattagTTGTATTAAATAGATgtagaatattttttgtataattaattttaacTGTATTAgagaaaaatatacatggtatatatgaattaagatataaataaaatgaatatatatcacttttattataataaattaatattctttttttatttttattattatgtaaaatattgaataatattaaaaatttcttttcatcatttaaaGGTACATATATACTCATGTGTCTTTGAATTTTTGGTTTATACTGCATTAAATTAACACAATGAAATGtatttacattattataataagtattattatcatttaaaaaattatattgattcattttttttttttcaacatagatattataatttatacTCTTTAAATATTGTAGAATATCATTCGATAACCATTCatcaaatattttatttatcaataaaatttgaaaaaaacTATCTGTTTCTTGTTTTTCTttacaattttttaaaatattttttaataattttgttttttttttcttatatatttcatatatatcatcaACTACAAGGAAACCTATATGATCcagaaatatttttaaatcataatcatcttttatatgttcaatattcattataataatattatataaaaatagatgatttcttatattattaatattattttcattattaataatatatgtagaTATATGATcactttttatttttacaattgtttcatatattaaactTATTTGTTCTTGTGATGAAACTATTAATAATACACTATTTTGTGAATaagataatttttttttttctttttttccttcattttttaatatgtttaaaTCTTTATGTTTAGATGGATTTGATATAGACAATATGTCATCTACATTTTGatctttattataatttacatatttattatcatatatattatttgacatttctgtatttattttataaaagctatatataatatatgatattatacAATCTGAATGTATTAAGTATGTTAgaacatttttattacatcttaataattcaattaataaatattgatatgtataaatataaaaaatattatttttctttaaacAATTTTGCACgtacatattttttatgtgaCTTACATccatta
It encodes the following:
- a CDS encoding putative ubiquinone biosynthesis protein COQ4, translating into MYNFLKIFQSNFIDINKLSKFEIFLKTIFRIYSSPGRTHLLAHAADISAKYAVRKLYEYMKTDEEGIMILKDKPLLIRQDICFNELKKLPKNTLGYKYMEFLETYKLHAHDREVSHFITDINESYILTRYRQIHDIAHVVYNLNISIESEAALKLIELIQTKLPITLLAILIAPFMTPLYRFQYIFENNIPSNFLCPNFDYTYNDVYNYIDEMSLKQYEYFLTDYFHVEKRESPSFYYKLYKYYFDNLNNSSHVRGSIIYGYQNNNFNDIHYDKLNNEYIYLKNNIKNYFHFQYKPRKLLLKNLYPWAYKAGIQTNKPLHSIYVEKWFDKDIDLFRKKYNITPLPSNLNLMAGIN
- a CDS encoding hypothetical protein (conserved Plasmodium protein, unknown function), producing the protein MNFFKSFVSNYKYHVIFNLRIKSFCFNFSTLCGKYNKSDKRKFLVFSNKPIKGYDTQKKPLRKKVTHINKKEEEKIKNFEYYKDKKNLKNRNINNIKQNNNMYQKNIQTSYNNENIFLNKLNYNDDENKKADTYNEKYIMDVSHIKNMYVQNCLKKNNIFYIYTYQYLLIELLRCNKNVLTYLIHSDCIISYIIYSFYKINTEMSNNIYDNKYVNYNKDQNVDDILSISNPSKHKDLNILKNEGKKEKKKLSYSQNSVLLIVSSQEQISLIYETIVKIKSDHISTYIINNENNINNIRNHLFLYNIIIMNIEHIKDDYDLKIFLDHIGFLVVDDIYEIYKKKKTKLLKNILKNCKEKQETDSFFQILLINKIFDEWLSNDILQYLKSINYNIYVEKKKMNQYNFLNDNNTYYNNVNTFHCVNLMQYKPKIQRHMSIYVPLNDEKKFLILFNILHNNKNKKRILIYYNKSDIYSFYLYLNSYIPCIFFSNTVKINYTKNILHLFNTTNDYILITNDKTINKFYDLRVNLYIHYTFDDDITTYMDILSNHSIVNLINVNQNNKNIQKGHHNNGHNNNNNNNNNNNNNNDGDDVEDDVEDDGGGVYINYKNVNEQINSSYDIESILFYNKKQYKTYNILNNLVNFSTYPLPTIKYMKYNFMNFLIQEIQNTLIDDHKHITEAEKIYEKYGHTFISAALYYIQKKKLFHTNNKCKSKTQYQHFSNIHFIIEKNISINTKAQLMTFLNQLLNFNKTIGDINFFIQNYIYSKRGYILSIPEHIYNILHKNKNAIENVEKYKHIHMYILYNNYQREFKFSSVKRGEYKSKKAKRRLMKRINVKKEQIEINKLNKKLASSFKIRKRNVKNNMESIKKAMEM